One Streptomyces sp. L2 genomic window carries:
- the hypA gene encoding hydrogenase maturation nickel metallochaperone HypA translates to MHEVSIASAIVEQAGEMARADGTGDVSSVTVRVGELSGVVPDALRFAFEVVRDGTALAAACLVVEQVPALAWCDRCAEEFAVGMPPFFWCPACDRPSRDLRSGRELEITGVEAAARA, encoded by the coding sequence GTGCACGAGGTGTCGATCGCGAGCGCCATCGTGGAGCAGGCCGGGGAGATGGCCCGCGCGGACGGGACCGGCGACGTGTCGTCGGTGACCGTCCGGGTCGGTGAGCTGTCCGGGGTGGTGCCCGACGCGCTGCGGTTCGCCTTCGAGGTGGTCCGCGACGGCACCGCGCTCGCGGCGGCCTGCCTGGTCGTCGAGCAGGTGCCCGCGCTGGCCTGGTGCGACCGTTGCGCCGAGGAGTTCGCGGTGGGCATGCCGCCGTTCTTCTGGTGCCCGGCGTGCGACCGGCCGTCGCGGGATCTGCGCAGCGGCCGGGAGCTGGAGATCACCGGCGTCGAGGCGGCCGCCCGAGCATGA
- a CDS encoding nickel-dependent hydrogenase large subunit: MTTTDSRTTDRKPAQIVDMSWDPITRIIGNLGIYTKIDFANREVVECHSTSSLFRGYSVFMKGKDPRDAGFITSRICGICGDNHTTCSNYAQQMAYGVKPPRMAEHITNLGEAAEYMFDHTIFQDNLVFVDFCEAMVKATNPGVLARAEQTAAPRGDVHGYRTIADIMKAFNPFEGEVYKEALKVSRVTREMFCLMEGRHVHPSTLYPGGVGTMPQPNTFTDYLSRLMRVIDFIKKAVAMNDDVFDFFYEALPGYEEVGKRRVLLGCWGAWQNPDVVDYRYQSMNEWGKAMYVTPGIVVDGKLVTNNLIDINLGLRIMLGSSFYEDWVNEQPFVTHDPLGNPVDMRHPWNQTTVPVPQKREFDGNYSWVMSPRWFHQQTGEHLALDTGGGPLARLWSTALSGLVDTPYIKATGSSVRISLPKGDQLPETTLEWHIPKWSNTIERDRARPYFVAYAAAMALQFLEEAMGLLRAGETKVFENFEVPDEAIGCGFHEAVRGVLSHHLVIRDKKIANYHPYPPTPWNASPRDIYGTPGPYEDAVQGQPIFEENGPDDFKGVDIMRTVRSFDPCLPCGVHMYMGKGKTLSTVHSPTYGANHG, encoded by the coding sequence ATGACGACCACCGACTCCCGGACGACGGATCGCAAACCCGCCCAGATCGTGGACATGTCCTGGGACCCGATCACCCGCATCATCGGCAACCTGGGCATCTACACGAAGATCGACTTCGCCAACCGGGAAGTGGTGGAGTGCCACAGCACCTCCTCGCTGTTCCGCGGCTACTCCGTGTTCATGAAGGGCAAGGACCCGCGCGACGCCGGATTCATCACGTCCCGCATCTGCGGCATCTGCGGCGACAACCACACCACCTGCTCCAACTACGCCCAGCAGATGGCCTACGGCGTGAAGCCGCCGCGGATGGCCGAGCACATCACCAACCTCGGCGAGGCCGCCGAGTACATGTTCGACCACACGATCTTCCAGGACAACCTGGTGTTCGTGGACTTCTGCGAGGCGATGGTCAAGGCCACCAACCCCGGTGTCCTGGCCCGCGCCGAGCAGACCGCCGCGCCCCGCGGTGACGTGCACGGCTACCGGACCATCGCCGACATCATGAAGGCCTTCAACCCCTTCGAGGGCGAGGTCTACAAGGAGGCGCTGAAGGTCAGCCGGGTCACCCGGGAGATGTTCTGCCTGATGGAGGGGCGGCACGTCCACCCGTCCACGCTGTACCCGGGCGGGGTCGGCACGATGCCGCAGCCCAACACGTTCACCGACTACCTCAGCCGGCTGATGCGCGTCATCGACTTCATCAAGAAGGCGGTGGCGATGAACGACGACGTCTTCGACTTCTTCTACGAGGCGCTGCCCGGCTACGAGGAGGTCGGCAAGCGCCGTGTCCTGCTGGGCTGCTGGGGCGCCTGGCAGAACCCGGACGTCGTCGACTACCGCTACCAGTCGATGAACGAGTGGGGCAAGGCGATGTACGTCACCCCGGGCATCGTCGTCGACGGCAAGCTGGTCACCAACAACCTGATCGACATCAACCTGGGGCTGCGGATCATGCTGGGCAGCTCCTTCTACGAGGACTGGGTCAACGAGCAGCCGTTCGTCACGCACGACCCGCTCGGCAACCCGGTCGACATGCGCCACCCGTGGAACCAGACGACGGTCCCGGTGCCGCAGAAGCGGGAGTTCGACGGCAACTACAGCTGGGTGATGAGTCCGCGCTGGTTCCACCAGCAGACCGGCGAGCACCTGGCGCTGGACACCGGCGGCGGCCCGCTGGCCCGGCTCTGGTCGACGGCACTGAGCGGCCTGGTCGACACGCCGTACATCAAGGCGACCGGCAGCAGCGTGCGGATCTCGCTGCCCAAGGGCGACCAGCTCCCGGAGACCACGCTGGAGTGGCACATCCCGAAGTGGAGCAACACCATCGAACGGGACCGCGCCCGGCCGTACTTCGTGGCCTACGCCGCCGCGATGGCCCTGCAGTTCCTGGAGGAGGCGATGGGGCTGCTGCGGGCCGGCGAGACCAAGGTGTTCGAGAACTTCGAGGTGCCCGACGAGGCGATCGGCTGCGGCTTCCACGAGGCGGTCCGCGGTGTCCTCTCCCACCACCTGGTGATCCGCGACAAGAAGATCGCCAACTACCACCCGTACCCGCCGACCCCGTGGAACGCCAGCCCCCGCGACATCTACGGCACGCCCGGCCCGTACGAGGACGCGGTGCAGGGGCAGCCCATCTTCGAGGAGAACGGGCCCGACGACTTCAAGGGCGTCGACATCATGCGCACGGTGCGCAGCTTCGACCCCTGCCTGCCGTGCGGCGTGCACATGTACATGGGCAAGGGCAAGACGCTGTCGACCGTGCACTCGCCGACGTACGGGGCCAACCATGGCTGA
- a CDS encoding hemerythrin domain-containing protein, with amino-acid sequence MDALEVLKHDHRMVEQVFRDYDSAASDRQRRGVVELLVRELSQHAALEEMLVYPLARKVLPDGEQEIDEHLDEHMAVKKTLLALDKLDEGDRRTDDLVASLRRDVEEHIREEEGVLMPRLREAVPQQDLDELGELIGKAKQSAPTRPHPNAPTAPPALTLAAPLAAAYDRLRDRLQQRPTT; translated from the coding sequence ATGGACGCCCTTGAGGTGCTCAAGCACGACCACCGGATGGTCGAGCAGGTGTTCCGCGACTACGACTCCGCCGCGTCCGACCGGCAGCGGCGCGGCGTGGTCGAACTGCTGGTGCGCGAGCTGTCCCAGCACGCGGCACTGGAGGAGATGCTCGTCTACCCGCTGGCCAGGAAGGTGCTCCCGGACGGTGAGCAGGAGATCGACGAGCACCTGGACGAGCACATGGCGGTGAAGAAGACGCTCCTCGCCCTCGACAAGCTGGACGAGGGCGACCGGCGCACCGACGACCTGGTCGCCTCGCTGCGCCGCGACGTCGAGGAGCACATCCGGGAGGAGGAGGGCGTCCTGATGCCCCGGCTGCGGGAGGCCGTGCCGCAGCAGGACCTGGACGAGCTGGGCGAGCTGATCGGCAAGGCGAAGCAGTCCGCGCCGACCCGCCCGCACCCCAACGCCCCTACCGCGCCGCCCGCCCTGACCCTCGCGGCCCCGCTGGCCGCGGCCTACGACCGGCTCCGAGACCGACTGCAGCAAAGGCCGACGACATGA
- the hypE gene encoding hydrogenase expression/formation protein HypE, giving the protein MGHGGGGALSAELVDQVFAPAYGNPTLAGLADSAVLDLAGARLAFSTDSYVVRPLFFPGGSLGDLAVNGTVNDLAMSGARPAYLSTAFILEEGVEIALVERVARALGTAATAAGVTVATGDTKVVESGHGDGVYVTTAGVGVVPDGVDIRPQRARPGDAVIVSGPIGLHGVAIMSVREGLEFDVEIASDTAPLAGLVATMLEVTPDIHVLRDPTRGGLAASLNEIARASGTGVRLNERAIPVPEEVANACGFLGLDPLYVANEGRLVAFVPPEQAEAVLAAMHTHPHGTGAVVVGRCVEDHPGMVVVATGLGGTRVVDLPLGEQLPRIC; this is encoded by the coding sequence ATGGGCCACGGCGGAGGCGGCGCCCTGTCCGCCGAACTCGTCGACCAGGTCTTCGCCCCCGCCTATGGCAACCCCACCCTCGCCGGACTCGCCGACTCCGCCGTCCTGGACCTGGCCGGCGCCCGGCTCGCCTTCTCCACCGACTCCTACGTCGTACGGCCGCTGTTCTTCCCCGGCGGCAGCCTGGGCGACCTCGCGGTCAACGGCACCGTCAACGACCTCGCGATGAGCGGGGCCCGGCCCGCCTACCTCTCCACCGCGTTCATCCTGGAGGAGGGCGTCGAGATCGCCCTCGTCGAACGCGTCGCCCGCGCCCTCGGCACGGCGGCCACCGCGGCCGGCGTCACCGTCGCCACCGGTGACACCAAGGTGGTCGAGTCCGGCCACGGCGACGGCGTGTACGTCACCACCGCCGGCGTCGGCGTCGTCCCCGACGGCGTCGACATCCGCCCGCAGCGGGCCCGGCCCGGCGACGCCGTCATCGTGAGCGGGCCCATCGGGCTGCACGGCGTGGCCATCATGAGCGTCCGCGAGGGCCTGGAGTTCGACGTGGAGATCGCCTCCGACACCGCGCCCCTGGCCGGACTGGTCGCCACCATGCTGGAGGTCACCCCGGACATCCACGTCCTGCGCGACCCCACCCGGGGCGGGCTGGCGGCCTCCCTGAACGAGATCGCCCGCGCCTCCGGCACCGGCGTCCGGCTCAACGAGCGCGCCATCCCGGTGCCCGAGGAGGTCGCCAACGCCTGCGGCTTCCTCGGCCTGGACCCGCTGTACGTCGCCAACGAGGGCCGGCTCGTCGCCTTCGTCCCGCCCGAGCAGGCCGAGGCCGTGCTGGCGGCGATGCACACCCACCCGCACGGCACCGGCGCGGTGGTTGTCGGCCGGTGCGTGGAGGACCACCCGGGCATGGTCGTCGTCGCCACCGGCCTCGGCGGCACCCGCGTGGTGGACCTGCCGCTGGGGGAGCAACTGCCCCGCATCTGCTGA
- a CDS encoding ankyrin repeat domain-containing protein, translating into MDDERTAEWDGITLRSTLLPEGVALRDRLADAARDGRWHTVFEILDEAPSLANSTRLGGSSGYTPLHQAAWYGTSPETTRRLLAYSAFRTLRTREGARAVDIAAERGHDHLTGLLRPEIRHPLPPEVRAALRRNLHRLIHHRTGDGNRPDLATREELRLPDAEILTELARPVCWFPVPGMYGGFRIELTGGELTVDSWVRVVEGSERTDRVTACGVHLQEGGLL; encoded by the coding sequence ATGGACGACGAGCGCACAGCGGAATGGGACGGCATCACCCTTCGGTCGACGCTCCTGCCGGAGGGCGTGGCCCTGCGGGACCGCCTGGCCGACGCCGCCCGCGACGGCCGCTGGCACACCGTCTTCGAGATCCTCGACGAGGCCCCGTCCCTCGCCAACTCCACGCGCCTCGGCGGCAGCAGCGGCTACACACCCCTGCACCAGGCCGCCTGGTACGGCACCAGCCCCGAGACCACCCGGCGGCTCCTGGCATACAGCGCCTTCCGCACGCTGCGCACCCGCGAAGGCGCCCGCGCCGTGGACATCGCCGCCGAACGGGGCCACGACCACCTGACCGGCCTGCTGCGGCCCGAGATCCGGCACCCCCTGCCACCGGAGGTGCGCGCGGCACTGCGACGGAACCTGCACCGCCTGATCCACCACCGCACGGGTGACGGCAACCGTCCCGACCTGGCCACCCGCGAGGAACTGCGCCTGCCCGACGCCGAGATCCTCACCGAACTCGCCCGCCCCGTCTGCTGGTTCCCCGTCCCGGGCATGTACGGCGGCTTCCGGATCGAGCTGACCGGCGGCGAACTCACCGTGGACAGCTGGGTCCGCGTCGTCGAGGGCTCCGAGCGCACGGACCGGGTCACGGCCTGCGGGGTGCACCTCCAGGAGGGCGGCCTGCTCTGA
- a CDS encoding hydrogenase expression protein HypE → MTTQSGTTEVRGEPGRAEERNGIDEIHILWISEGMSCDGDTVSLTAAGQPSIEDVVLGLIPGLPKVNLVNKVLSPSLGGEDFLAPYRAAARGELGPFILVIEGSIPNQNIIEGDGYWTSFGNDPETGQPQTLNWWIDQLAPKAWAVVAAGTCATYGGIHAMAGNPTGCMGLADYLGWDFKSTAGLPVVNVPGCPIQPENFMETLVWVLQHAAGAAPPPPLDHMLRPQWLFGKTVHEGCDRAAYYEQADFAEDYTSPKCLVKTGCWGPVVNCNVPKRGWMAGIGGCPNVGGICIGCTMPGFPDAFMPFMDEPPGGTLSSMVIKPYGAVVRRLRGITNVMVNHEPKWRHNKRELTSGYDPRWRA, encoded by the coding sequence ATGACGACCCAGAGCGGTACCACCGAAGTCCGCGGCGAGCCCGGCCGGGCCGAGGAGCGCAACGGCATCGACGAGATCCACATCCTCTGGATCTCCGAGGGCATGAGCTGCGACGGCGACACCGTCTCGCTGACGGCCGCCGGCCAGCCCTCCATCGAGGACGTGGTGCTCGGTCTGATCCCGGGCCTGCCGAAGGTCAACCTGGTCAACAAGGTGCTCTCCCCCAGTCTGGGCGGCGAGGACTTCCTCGCTCCCTACCGGGCGGCGGCGCGCGGTGAACTGGGCCCGTTCATCCTGGTCATCGAGGGCTCGATCCCCAACCAGAACATCATCGAGGGCGACGGCTACTGGACCTCGTTCGGCAACGACCCGGAGACCGGTCAGCCGCAGACCCTCAACTGGTGGATCGACCAGCTCGCCCCGAAGGCGTGGGCAGTGGTCGCCGCCGGCACCTGCGCCACCTACGGCGGCATCCACGCCATGGCCGGCAACCCCACCGGCTGCATGGGCCTCGCGGACTACCTGGGCTGGGACTTCAAGTCCACGGCCGGGCTGCCCGTCGTCAACGTGCCCGGCTGCCCCATCCAGCCGGAGAACTTCATGGAGACGCTCGTGTGGGTGCTCCAGCACGCCGCCGGCGCCGCTCCCCCGCCGCCGCTGGACCACATGCTGCGCCCGCAGTGGCTGTTCGGGAAGACCGTGCACGAAGGCTGCGACCGGGCCGCGTACTACGAGCAGGCCGACTTCGCCGAGGACTACACCTCCCCCAAGTGCCTGGTGAAGACGGGCTGCTGGGGTCCCGTCGTCAACTGCAACGTGCCCAAGCGGGGCTGGATGGCCGGCATCGGCGGCTGCCCCAACGTCGGCGGCATCTGCATCGGGTGCACGATGCCCGGCTTCCCCGACGCGTTCATGCCGTTCATGGACGAACCCCCCGGCGGAACGCTGTCGTCGATGGTGATCAAGCCGTACGGCGCCGTCGTGCGCCGGCTGCGCGGCATCACCAACGTCATGGTCAACCACGAGCCCAAGTGGCGTCACAACAAGCGCGAGCTGACCAGCGGTTACGACCCGCGCTGGCGCGCCTGA
- a CDS encoding DUF5947 family protein → MTSGGALARVIRSAAEQSAAAAAEVCELCAAPVAGEHPHLLETAVAEVRCVCRPCSVLFADGGAGEGRYKLVPRRRVRLPPVDTGLLGVPVGLVFFVPRSDGTVTAQGPSPAGAMRWEVDAAAWRRLAERCPPLASVTLDVEALLVNTVRGLDEHWIVPVDDCYRMVALVRREWRGLSGGGRVWPAVEEFFTALTERS, encoded by the coding sequence GTGACGTCCGGCGGGGCGCTGGCCCGGGTCATCCGCTCCGCCGCCGAGCAGTCGGCGGCGGCCGCGGCCGAGGTGTGCGAGCTGTGCGCCGCACCGGTGGCCGGGGAACATCCGCACCTGCTGGAGACGGCGGTCGCCGAGGTCAGGTGCGTGTGCCGCCCGTGCTCGGTGCTGTTCGCCGACGGAGGGGCGGGCGAGGGGCGCTACAAGCTCGTCCCGCGCCGCCGGGTCAGGCTGCCACCGGTCGACACCGGTCTGCTGGGCGTGCCCGTCGGGCTGGTGTTCTTCGTGCCCCGCTCCGACGGCACGGTCACCGCGCAGGGGCCGAGCCCGGCCGGGGCCATGCGCTGGGAGGTGGACGCGGCCGCCTGGCGGCGGCTCGCCGAGAGGTGTCCGCCGCTCGCCTCGGTGACACTTGATGTGGAGGCGCTGCTCGTGAACACCGTGCGGGGCCTCGACGAGCACTGGATCGTCCCCGTCGACGACTGCTACCGGATGGTCGCCCTCGTCCGCCGGGAGTGGCGGGGCCTGTCCGGCGGCGGCCGGGTCTGGCCGGCCGTCGAGGAGTTCTTCACGGCGCTCACCGAGCGGTCGTGA
- a CDS encoding NifU family protein, translated as MADDDVQAAVRLPDRAVEARLARLDEGLERLESAPGPAARDALEAVRLLTEVYGEALARVVDRADETLCEALADDELLAHLLVLHGVHPEPVERRAARAVERLRPAVRERGGDVEWAGVDGTVARVRVKSGGGCGSGCGGGSSDVTDAVRAAVLAVAPELEGVEPVPDGGERRAAPAFVPLATIKRRAAPQPQPQETR; from the coding sequence ATGGCTGACGACGACGTCCAGGCCGCCGTACGCCTGCCGGACCGGGCCGTGGAGGCGCGGCTCGCCCGGCTCGACGAGGGCCTGGAGCGGCTGGAGTCCGCGCCCGGCCCGGCCGCCCGGGACGCGCTGGAGGCCGTACGGCTGCTCACCGAGGTGTACGGCGAGGCGCTCGCCCGGGTCGTGGACCGCGCCGACGAGACACTGTGCGAGGCGCTCGCGGACGACGAGCTGCTGGCGCACCTGCTGGTGCTGCACGGCGTCCATCCCGAGCCGGTGGAGCGCCGGGCCGCCCGCGCGGTCGAGAGGCTGCGGCCCGCCGTGCGCGAGCGCGGCGGTGACGTGGAGTGGGCCGGCGTGGACGGCACCGTGGCCCGGGTGCGGGTGAAGTCGGGCGGCGGCTGCGGTTCGGGGTGCGGCGGTGGTTCGTCCGACGTCACCGACGCCGTCCGCGCCGCGGTGCTGGCCGTGGCTCCCGAGCTGGAGGGCGTGGAGCCGGTGCCGGACGGCGGCGAGCGGCGGGCCGCGCCCGCGTTCGTGCCGCTGGCCACGATCAAGCGCCGGGCCGCGCCGCAGCCGCAGCCGCAGGAGACCCGGTGA